A genomic segment from Leptolyngbya boryana PCC 6306 encodes:
- the rppA gene encoding two-component system response regulator RppA translates to MKILLVDDEIEMANPLSRSLLREGYEVDVAYDGDHGRQLAGQGVYDLLILDWMLPGYSGLEICQNLRSQGDMTPVLFLTAKDTIDDRVQGLDAGADDYIVKPFELRELLARVRALLRRPTNIEPTATPRLKVDDLELDTQNQVAYRNGRAIELSEKESQLLAYLMRQPNQLLTHEQISQHLWSDSEKPTSNALVAQIRLLRRKIEAKGETSLITTVYGKGYRFGSG, encoded by the coding sequence ATGAAAATTCTGTTAGTCGATGATGAAATCGAAATGGCAAACCCCTTAAGCCGTTCCCTGCTGCGCGAAGGCTACGAAGTGGATGTCGCGTATGATGGCGATCACGGTCGGCAACTGGCGGGTCAGGGAGTTTACGATTTGCTGATTCTCGATTGGATGTTGCCTGGATATTCTGGACTGGAGATTTGCCAAAATCTGCGATCGCAAGGTGATATGACTCCGGTTTTGTTTCTCACGGCAAAAGATACGATCGACGATCGAGTTCAAGGATTAGATGCAGGAGCCGACGATTACATTGTCAAACCGTTTGAACTGCGAGAATTACTGGCACGAGTGCGAGCACTGCTCCGCCGACCGACAAATATTGAGCCAACTGCTACGCCTCGATTGAAAGTAGACGATTTAGAATTAGACACTCAGAATCAAGTCGCTTATCGCAATGGCAGAGCGATCGAGCTTTCTGAAAAAGAGAGCCAACTGTTGGCATATTTAATGCGACAGCCGAATCAACTTCTCACCCACGAACAGATTTCCCAGCATCTCTGGAGTGACAGCGAGAAACCAACCAGCAACGCTTTAGTTGCCCAAATTCGTTTGCTCCGCAGAAAGATCGAAGCCAAAGGAGAAACATCGTTAATTACAACCGTATATGGCAAAGGGTATCGATTTGGCAGTGGATAG